AGCCGGACCTGCTGGGCTCTGCGCCGCTGACCCCCGGCCGCTGCCGGCCTCCACGTGCGACGCCCAGGACGCCCAGCCCAGCCGCGCGGGGCTTCGCCGCGGCCAGGGGCGGGCCTTCGGCTCAGGACCGGCGCTGCGCCGGTGACCAGCGGTAGGTGCTGCGGTCACGTGCCCGCCCACCATCCGGGTAGAGGGGGCCTGGCCGGCCGTCAGCCGTGGCTGCTGCCGGGCGTTTCTCGTCCTCACTCCTGGACCGAGTCCACAGCACACGTTCATTCTCCGACGGGTAGCCCGTCGTGCTTCCCTGCCGTCGTGACGGGCAGTGCCGCCCTGGACGCTCTCGCAGGACTTCTCCGGGGGAACCTCGAGAGCGGAAGTGCTGATGTGCAGGGTGCGCGGGTGCGTGGCTCTCAAGGGGCTGCCACACCATTTCCGCGAGCGCTCGTTCCAGCCGCCCCGTAGCCGTGTCTGGGGGCCTCTGGACCCACACCTTCCAGCAGCTCTGGGTGTTGTCAGGCCTGATGGGTTTTGGCagtgggggtgggtggtgtgTCCGGCTCCCTGACCGCTGCTGAGGTCGACCCCCGTGGTCGGACGtgaccctgcctccctccccgcaTTCTCACCATCTGTAGCCCCTCCCCTCGAGGCCGGCCTTCTAATGAGCTCCGAGCAGCAAACCGGCACACGAGAAGGGGACGAGGTTACAAAAAGACTCGGACCTCCTCGGGCGCTTTCTCTCAGCCGCCAGCTCGTTCCAATGCAGGCCAGGTGCCGGCTGCGGGCGGCCCGGCGGAGGGGTCTTCCCCCAACAGCTGGCCGGGAGCTGCGCGCGTGGGCTTGGAAGCAGGCGCCCCGGCCTTCGGGTGAGGCCTCGGCCCCTCCTGCCATCGTGACGGCCAACTGCCCAGCACAGCTGCTGCCAGAGTCCCTACCACAGAAGCTTGCGGGGTCGTAGGTGTGTCGTTGCTCTGCGCTGCCGGGTGTGCGGTGCCGCGTTACACGGCGCTGGAGAGCTGATACGCATCCTCTCGTGCTTAGCGGCCGTTTGGAAACGCTCTCCTGCGCCGGTGTTTTTGCCCACATTTCCTATTAAGTTGTCGGAATGCGTTCCCTCTCCTTTGTCACGTCGTAActgtttcctccaggttgtcGCCTTGTCATTTAGTGTGTTAATGTTGCAATACGTTATAGTGCGTTTTGATGGCACAAAAGCTCTTAGTGTAGCCAACAtagtctgttttatttatattttcttttatggggATTGGTTTAAGATACTCTTTTCCAGGAAttcgctggcggtccagtggtcaggacttggcactttcactgctggggcccgagttcaatccctggtcagggaactaaggtgcgggcagaaaaaaaaaaaaagacacttttccTATACCAGGATCAGGAAAATATTCTCTTACATTCTCCTCTAAACGTAAGGGTTTACACAGCTGCATTTCACAGCCAGGCTgcccaggttcaagccctgaaCTGTGGCCAGAGGCCGTTTCCCCACTTCATGTGTCTCACACGGGTGACAGCGTCCCTCCGcaagggttgttgtgaagattcatTGAGTTAATATGTGTGAAATGCTCCGTCAGACCCTACCTGGTTCCTAGGAAGTGCTCTGTGGATGTTGCTAATTGTTCTTATTTGTCTATAATTGTGAGATCAGGGTCCAGTTTCGTTTCTCTAGTGTGGATAACAGCCATCCTAGTATCAGCGACAGTGGCCTCCCTTCTCCAACGAGCCACACCCCCGCTCTGTCTTGGATCGGAATTCTgctggtggggagtggggagtccCTGGGCCTCCGTTccaatttgtttacttgtttctgCGCAGATACGGCACGTGACCTGGAGTCCTCCTATCGGGATAGGCGCCTCCCCCTTCTTCTTCAAGGAACTTTCCTGTCTTCTCCCCTTTGTACCTTCATCGAGTGCCCTTTGTTACGAACATGTACCTTGTAGGGATACACTTTGAGACTAAATATTCTGTTATTTCTCAACTTTCTCCCCGCCCGAGTCGATTGCTAGTGTCATCACGGGCGTGGTCGCCAGACGGAGATTTTCTAATTGCAACAGCCATCTGACTTTGTACCAGAAGGAAGGGCTTTCTCCTTTCCCCGTTTAGTGATCATGGTGGATGTGTGGCTTCTAACCCTTTGTGATTATTTACTTTCTCTCTCAAACTGCGTCCCTCATGCTGGCCCCTGTGTCTTTCTGATAAGTCCCCGTCGCCCTAGgagccctccccctccttctggtccagctcctgccccagccctggaatcagccagCCATTCCTCCAAGGAGGCTGGTTCGGCCCAGCAGAGAATGAGGCTTAGAAGCCGGCTGTGCTGCTGGGGGCGTGCCTGCCTCCAGGCCTCCCGGGAGGGGGCAGCAGTGTGCACAGACACCCTGCGGCCCCGTCCGCCCCTGCGGCCACCCCTCCTTCCGCACAGCTCACACCCTTGTCTGCCCCACCTCGAGCTCCCACCCAGACTCCGCGAAGCTGCCCCGGGCCCAGCGCCTGCTTGGGGtgtcgtctggagcctgtgcgtgTTCTCAGCGCCGCTGGCACAGTTACCGGCTGGCTTCCCGTCCTTCGCTCTTCGGTGCGATGATGTTGTGCACCCGAGTTGTGGTTTGGTTCGGGTCGTTCTGTCTGTATCGCACGTTAGAGATTTTGGGTTTTAGAGGTGTTATTGATTTGATCATTTTTGGTTCCAGAGGGTGTGAATGTTGAAAGGGTGCGTGGCGTTGGCAGGCCCTGTGCGTTGTGGATGCTGGAATGATCTGTAGCCCCTGGCCTGGTGCCCAGCCTCTGCCGTCCATCCTCCTCTCCTCGGCTTTCGACACCTGCATTTTCTCACCATCAGATCTGCACTCAGCGCCTCAGGTCAGGGAGACATGGTGTCTCTGTCTCGTTCCTGGTGGTTCCCACTTTGGTGGCTCCGTGGAGGGGCGTCCGCTCGTTTCTCCGGGGGGTAAAGTTGTGATTGACCCCAGTCACCAGTTAACACCTCGCAGGGGAATAGTCGGAGGGCACCATAGTTTCATTCAGCAGTGGGACGTTTCCTTTCTAGACTTACCATTTTTTCATCCCGCTGATTTATTCCTGACAGTTTCTTCGTCTGTTTGTCTGCACGACTGCATCCTGTCCATCTGTCCCTCCTGGAGCAGCCAGGAGGCTCCTCCCCCACTGGCAGCCTGCTGGACAGGTGGTCTCTGATCTTTGATCCTCACCTGTCCTCAGGCTGAGTCGCGGAAGCTTTTCTCCAGGGCGCCTTGCCTCTCCTTCTGGTGGCTGGGCCGTGGTTGGGGCTGCTTTGGCCTTTGTGGGCTGTGTCCAAAAGCAGGACCCCAGGTCACCTTGGTGGTTGCATCCTTGATGCCTGCCGCCTCGAGCTCCCCGTGAGCTTCGGGGGGTCTTCGGAGCCTCCACGTCAAGTTCTGTCCTGAGTCGGATCTTCTTGGGGGCCCGGGGCCCCTGGTGAGATTCCCACTTCTGCCACCCTGGTCGTGGTCCCTAGGGACCCTGTTCTGGTGACTTTTAAAGCAGCACGTGCTGCTTGCCGGTGGCCACTcgacaccacccccccccccgtctcCTGCCTTGGCTCAGCCCCCAGAGCACTGAAGGGTGACCAGAAGCTCGGGGCTGCTCAGCTGCTTTCTCTGTCAAGGCCTCTCCTTGGGGCCCTGATTTCTGTCCTCAAGGTCTATCCCGTGCCTGTTGAGTTCCCCAGAGAAGGGTCTTCTGGCGTCCGGCCTGGAGGGCCACCCGCCGTGGTCTCTGCTTTCCCTGCCACCTCGGCCTCCGTCACAGCCCACAGGCCTCATTCACTGCCTGGTCTCGGCTGCTTCTCTGTAGTGGCCCCTCCTTAATCcagcaccccagccccacccccggaGCCACTGGAGGAGCCCTCCAGGCCTCAGACCCCCATCGCCTgacaaagcaaaagcaaacagCTAGGAATCCTGGTATGACTTAGTGAGTCTTGTCGAGAAGGAACAAGACAGGACCGTCCATTCCAAAGttgatttcatttgtttgtttgtttgtttgggggctgggccaggcagcttgcgggatcttagttccccgaccagggattgaaccccgggccactgcggtgaaagcgccgagtcccaaccactggaccgccagggaattcccgtgatttcattttttaagacaCTCAAAGCCCTTGTTCTGACTCCAGAGGCATTTGGACTCCTTCCGGAAACTACACACACGGAGGTTGCCGACCCCTCCTGCTGCACGTGAAAGCGGGGGGTCTGCCTGTCCCTTGGCTGTCATGTCCTCGGTCAGCAGACTGGGCGGGCTGCTTGTGGGGTGTCGATAGTCAGGAAGAGGTCACGCGCTGGAGGGGGACTGAGCATCCGTCCTGGGCTCCCTGGGCCCTGCTCTGGACGCAGTGGACAGTAGTACTGGTCTGTGATGGAGCACCTGCCGCCTTCCAGTCCGGAACCTGCGGCAGGACACAGGAAGCTCCTGGCGCCACGTGAGACCAGGTCACCAAGGGCAGGCGGTCAGGGAGGCTCTGGTCTGAACAGGCATCTGTCTCCCCGGCTGCTGCCTGGCTCTTTTTCACGTATAAATCCTCAGCTTCAGAACAGCCTAGAAAACAGCGCGATGCCCGCCATGCTTGCCCACCGCGTCCCCCGACTTCACGGCCCAACCCAGGCCCACCCAGCGCCAGCTTGAGTTCCCAGTTCTTTGCTCTTAACAGCactttttgtgcttttatttctaatGACGTGTCGTGTCTGGACACACCTAGGTGCTGCTGCTGGCGCTGTGTCGTGCGTCTCCTTCCACGACTCGGCCTCAGCATTTCCGACGGCTGTAAGGTTCGCCCGTCGCCCGCTGGGGGCGTCCATCCACACCCGCCGCTGTCTGTGTCCCTGTCGACAGGCGCACAGGTTCTGTTTGGCTTTTGTTTTGCTGCTGGCAAGAAAGTGCCGCGTTGACCCCATCCGACGGACGCTCTGTCCCCATGCCGCCCCGGCCACGGGCCCTGCTGACTCTTTCTTACGTTGTTCCCTGTCATTTGCGGTGACTCCTGAAAGGTCCCATCCCCGCCGTTTCGGATGGAATCTGTTTGCATCTGTGCTGCCACCTGCTTTCAGCCTGGGATAGTCAGGAGGCGCTGGAGCCTCGTGTGCTGGTTGGGCAGGGATGTGTTTGTGATGGATTCTGCTTCTTcagaggccaccaacaccctccACCTTGGGGGCAGACGGGGCAGAACCTCCAGGGCGGGTGAGAGTACAGCCCAGCACGATGACATCGGGGGTCGTGGGTGCCCCGTGGGCGCAGACCCAGCAGAAACACAAGGAACGACCCGCACAGGACGGACGTGGCGGGCGGCCCGGGGCCCGGTGTGGTCAGCAGTGGAGATGAGTCCCTTGTGGCTTGTTCATCCAGTGAAATGCCGCACTGTTACCCGGTGAGCGGCGGCTGTGGAACCACATGGACCCGTCTTTGTTTCAAAGCAGCTTCTTGTTGAGGAAGGAGAGCAGGCGCCCCAGGGCCTCGGGGCTCGGTGGCGGAGCTGTGGCGTCAGGCCGGAGCTCCTTGAGCTgcagagaaggaggcagaggcCCGGCTGGCGGTGCTGCCCGGGAAGCTGTGAGTTTCCCAGACGGAAACCGAGTGGAGGACGTGGGGGGAAGCGCCTGCACCTTGCCTCCAGCCTCGTTTTGTgatgagagagaggaagggcGATGGGACCCTCCCCGGGGGCTTCTGGAGCATCACCTCACAAACAGGTTCGGTTTTGGAGCCTCAGTGGTGGCGGCGGGGCTTGTGTGACAAACACCGGGTCAGGGTCCCTGAAGAGAGGGGCCTGGCGCCGTCGGTGGGCCTGACGGGGGCTCCCTTGAGAGGCAGAGCCCCAGCGGCCGGTGGTAGCTGTGTCCTGGGGGGGCCCGGCTGCAGGGCTGGGCATCCAGACGGGGTCAGccaggggcctgggggtgggcgCCGTCTCTGCTCTCGGGGACCCTGAGCCACACATGGGCTTTGTTCCCGTGTTTTCCGTCTgcccgcggctgggcccgtgttcCCAGCTGGGGGGCAGCACGGGCTCCCCACACCCCTGCTGGGCCACGGCCCGTCCAGCCCACAGAGGTGCAGCTCCCAGCAGGGTGTGGCCCCGAGAGGACCGTGGGACCAGGCTGGGAAGAGGGAGGAGCACGGGGCGTTAGCGGAGACCTGGCCCCGTCAACGCCCGGAGGGCTCGAAGGGCTCGTGTGTATTGCGGGGGCAGCGGGGGCCCACAGGAGGGCCATGTGCATGCATCGTGGTCTGGGGTCCAtttggggagcttccctggtgccCCGAGGGTCGGGGTGCATGTCAGGCCTGGGTGCCCGCCGGGACCTGGTGCTGCTGAGCTTGTGGGGTGACCGAGAGCACTGGGTCGACACGGAGAGCTGGGGGGGCAGCTCAGCCAGGAGCCTGGCCTCAGGTGGGGTCAGGGAGTCACAAGTCCGTCTGGGTCACGCATGCCTGGAAGTTAGGTTAAAGCACGACGGGCGCCCCCTGAATGTAGGCATGGGAGGGGCGGGGACGTAGGCAGCCGGCTTGGCTGCCTAGaggcgggggcagggggctgggaagTCCGGTTTGGAGTCACTGGGGAGGAGAGGCCAGGGCTCCTGAGCTGGGCAGGTGGTCATCACTGGGACTCTGCTTAAAGCCAGAACTGGGACTTCCTGGGCGGTCCGGTGGtcaggactcggcgctttcaccaccaagggcacaggttcaatccctggtcggggaactaagatcccacaagctgtgcggcgtggccaagaaaataaattttaaaaaaggaagggcCAGAACTTGAAGCACTCACCCACCAGCAAACGGGAGGGACCGGGTCAGACTTTGCCTGTGATCTTCGGGAGGGAGGGGTCTCTCTTGCGACGTCGTGGCCACAGGCCTGAGCGCCAAGCAGGTGTGGGTGTGTTGAGGGAGGAGCACGTCTCCTGGGCACCTGCAGGGGCTGAGTCCCCACACCCGCTCCAAGGCCCGCCCGCAAGCCCAGGATCTGTGCACCGAGCGGCCCCCTCGAGCCAGCAGCCGCCGACCCGCCGGGAGGCTGAGGGCCGCACTGTCAGGGCTTGCGTGTCGGGCTGCGAAAGAGACGATGCCAGGAAGGAATCGAAAGTTGAGAGAAACGGGCCAGTTTGAAACGGTAACGAATAGAACACGGAGAACGCAGGGGTGGAACTCAAAACCCCATGGAGGGCCAGAAACTCAGAGTCTCTGACAGGGCAGGTCAACCCTCCCACAAAGGACAACTCAGAACACTGGGTGCAACATGAAGAAGTCGGGTGAGGGCGTGGGCGAGCCAGCCTGGTGGGAGGCCCTTCCTCGGCGGCTCTGGTTGGTCCCAGGGTGGGTGGGAAGGCGCAGAGCACCTGTGACAGCTTCTGGTGTGTTGGGGGGGAGACCCCAGGCCTCAGACGAGCTGCGCGAGCGCCGCCTGGAGGATGAGCTCGAGGCTGGGCTGGCCGCTTGGGGGTGCGGGgtgccccgggggtggggaggggctaaAGAGGCAGGGCTTGGCAGGTACTGTAGGAGTTCGGGCGGGATCGGCTGGAGGGTCAGGTGTGTGGGGAGGGAACGGAGGCCGGTAAAGGCTTTGGTCTCAGAAACTTATTGGAAGAGAAGCCCGAGCCGTCGGGGCGCCCACTCCTTTGGGGCTGGAAGCAAGGCCAGGACCCCGAGTTTGCGTCTTGAAGTTACTCTAAGTGGGTGATTAAACTCGGCCGGACCTTAGCCGCTCATGCAACGCTGTCCTTTCCTTCCCACTCCAGCCCGCGCCCCGCCCGGTGCCGCCCGCATGGCCGCTGCCTCCAGCCCCGCGTCCCTGCCCTGCGCTGCCCACCGCCCCTGAGATGTCGGCATCCACTAAGCCCGCGGCCCTGGCAGAGCTGGCTCCGGGCCCCGGTGAGAAGCCGGGGGGACGGCCGCTCCTGGCCTGGGGCCCCGTGTTTGGCCACCGGAGTGAGAAGATCGCGTTTGGCCAGAGCGAAGGTGGCCCCGACGGGCAGGCGCTCACGGTCACCGTCACTGAGACGACCGTCATCGAGGCGGACCTGGGCGTTTGGGGTGCCCGCGCGCTCATCTACCTCACACTCTGGTTCTTCTTCAGCTTCTGCACCCTGTTTCTCAACAAGTACATCCTGTCCCTGCTGGAAGGGGAGCCCAGCATGCTAGGTACCGCGCCGGGCGCTGGCGGCGGGATGGGGCTCCCGGCGGGCAGGGCCCCTCTACTCAGCGGCGCCCCGTCTCCCCCTCCAGGGGCCGTGCAGATGCTGTCAACCACGCTTATCGGCTGCGTTAAAATATTTGTTCCCTGCTGTTTGCATCAGCACAAAGCCCGGCTCTCCTACCCTCCCAACTTCATCATGACCATGTTGTTCGTGGGTCTCATGAGGTAAGCAGCCAGCGTTTCTGGTTGAGGCTCCGGGTTTTTTACACGTAAAACACCTCCCCCCGGCTGACTGTTGCCGTCAGGGGGtcccgggagggagggggccgggcgggggcgggACACGCGTGCACCCCCTCTGGGCTCCTACAGGTCTGCCGTGTGGCTGCAGATGCAGCAACTCATCCCCCCGTGACGCTGTTGACTGTTTTAGGTTTGCAACAGTGGTTTTGGGTCTGGTCAGCCTGAAAAATGTGGCGGTGTCCTTTGCTGAGACGGTGAAGAGCTCGGCCCCCATCTTCACTGTGATCCTGTCCCGGACCGTCCTGGGGGAGCACACCGGTGAGCAGCCCCCAACGCCCGGCCTGCCGGCTCCTCTGGGGGCCGCTCCCACCCACGTCGCCCTGGAGCTCAGCTCCCTCCACTTCCCTCCTGGGCGTTTCTTAGCCTCAGAGGCCGGGGTGGTAGGAGCTGCGCGAAGGAGTGACAGGCAGGCAACCTCAGTGCCGTTGACCGTCCCAGGAATCTGCCAGgcgccccggcccctcctccgcACCCCTCCTGCCCTCCGCTGCGGCCC
This genomic stretch from Kogia breviceps isolate mKogBre1 chromosome 1, mKogBre1 haplotype 1, whole genome shotgun sequence harbors:
- the SLC35E2B gene encoding solute carrier family 35 member E2B isoform X3 produces the protein MCRPAPRPVPPAWPLPPAPRPCPALPTAPEMSASTKPAALAELAPGPGEKPGGRPLLAWGPVFGHRSEKIAFGQSEGGPDGQALTVTVTETTVIEADLGVWGARALIYLTLWFFFSFCTLFLNKYILSLLEGEPSMLGAVQMLSTTLIGCVKIFVPCCLHQHKARLSYPPNFIMTMLFVGLMRFATVVLGLVSLKNVAVSFAETVKSSAPIFTVILSRTVLGEHTGLLVNLSLIPVMGGLALCTATEMSFNFLGFSAALSTNIMDCLQNVFSKKLLSGDKYRFSAAELQFYTSAAAVAMLVPAWIFFMDLPVIGRSFRASQDVLLLLLADGVLFHLQSVSAYALMGRISPVTFSVASTVKHALSIWLSVIVFGNRVTSLSAVGTALVTAGVLLYNKAKQRQQEAMQSLAAATSQCPDSSPEPLLPPEPRPHH
- the SLC35E2B gene encoding solute carrier family 35 member E2B isoform X4, whose protein sequence is MICSPWPGAQPLPSILLSSAFDTCIFSPSDLHSAPQPAPRPVPPAWPLPPAPRPCPALPTAPEMSASTKPAALAELAPGPGEKPGGRPLLAWGPVFGHRSEKIAFGQSEGGPDGQALTVTVTETTVIEADLGVWGARALIYLTLWFFFSFCTLFLNKYILSLLEGEPSMLGAVQMLSTTLIGCVKIFVPCCLHQHKARLSYPPNFIMTMLFVGLMRFATVVLGLVSLKNVAVSFAETVKSSAPIFTVILSRTVLGEHTGLLVNLSLIPVMGGLALCTATEMSFNFLGFSAALSTNIMDCLQNVFSKKLLSGDKYRFSAAELQFYTSAAAVAMLVPAWIFFMDLPVIGRSFRASQDVLLLLLADGVLFHLQSVSAYALMGRISPVTFSTVRGISQDDGLSRFWAAQGGSRRPRVLLSTWGVPSATRNQRLTFL
- the SLC35E2B gene encoding solute carrier family 35 member E2B isoform X1, which codes for MICSPWPGAQPLPSILLSSAFDTCIFSPSDLHSAPQPAPRPVPPAWPLPPAPRPCPALPTAPEMSASTKPAALAELAPGPGEKPGGRPLLAWGPVFGHRSEKIAFGQSEGGPDGQALTVTVTETTVIEADLGVWGARALIYLTLWFFFSFCTLFLNKYILSLLEGEPSMLGAVQMLSTTLIGCVKIFVPCCLHQHKARLSYPPNFIMTMLFVGLMRFATVVLGLVSLKNVAVSFAETVKSSAPIFTVILSRTVLGEHTGLLVNLSLIPVMGGLALCTATEMSFNFLGFSAALSTNIMDCLQNVFSKKLLSGDKYRFSAAELQFYTSAAAVAMLVPAWIFFMDLPVIGRSFRASQDVLLLLLADGVLFHLQSVSAYALMGRISPVTFSVASTVKHALSIWLSVIVFGNRVTSLSAVGTALVTAGVLLYNKAKQRQQEAMQSLAAATSQCPDSSPEPLLPPEPRPHH
- the SLC35E2B gene encoding solute carrier family 35 member E2B isoform X2 translates to MPGRNRKLRETGQFETPAPRPVPPAWPLPPAPRPCPALPTAPEMSASTKPAALAELAPGPGEKPGGRPLLAWGPVFGHRSEKIAFGQSEGGPDGQALTVTVTETTVIEADLGVWGARALIYLTLWFFFSFCTLFLNKYILSLLEGEPSMLGAVQMLSTTLIGCVKIFVPCCLHQHKARLSYPPNFIMTMLFVGLMRFATVVLGLVSLKNVAVSFAETVKSSAPIFTVILSRTVLGEHTGLLVNLSLIPVMGGLALCTATEMSFNFLGFSAALSTNIMDCLQNVFSKKLLSGDKYRFSAAELQFYTSAAAVAMLVPAWIFFMDLPVIGRSFRASQDVLLLLLADGVLFHLQSVSAYALMGRISPVTFSVASTVKHALSIWLSVIVFGNRVTSLSAVGTALVTAGVLLYNKAKQRQQEAMQSLAAATSQCPDSSPEPLLPPEPRPHH
- the SLC35E2B gene encoding solute carrier family 35 member E2B isoform X6, with the protein product MSASTKPAALAELAPGPGEKPGGRPLLAWGPVFGHRSEKIAFGQSEGGPDGQALTVTVTETTVIEADLGVWGARALIYLTLWFFFSFCTLFLNKYILSLLEGEPSMLGAVQMLSTTLIGCVKIFVPCCLHQHKARLSYPPNFIMTMLFVGLMRFATVVLGLVSLKNVAVSFAETVKSSAPIFTVILSRTVLGEHTGLLVNLSLIPVMGGLALCTATEMSFNFLGFSAALSTNIMDCLQNVFSKKLLSGDKYRFSAAELQFYTSAAAVAMLVPAWIFFMDLPVIGRSFRASQDVLLLLLADGVLFHLQSVSAYALMGRISPVTFSTVRGISQDDGLSRFWAAQGGSRRPRVLLSTWGVPSATRNQRLTFL